In the genome of Ziziphus jujuba cultivar Dongzao chromosome 10, ASM3175591v1, the window ACAGATTTAGATTGGAGTCCAAATGGCTCAAGACCAGTCCACTAGTCAGTGCCACAATGACCCTTTGTCGGCCCTAGTGCCTTTGGATAAAGCAAGTGGCCCATCTACTGCAGtagtgaatttttattttattttattttattttatcatatattcattttttttgtcaTCAATCTATCAAGGTAGAttttttgaggttttttttttttttttttttttttttttttgggcttgggGGAGGGCAGAAGGAACTGCACTGTCCATCTAGGTAATTAAgtcatctatatttatatttttaaaagaaattttaattgcAGTTCTAAAGTTCTATATCGTTTTATACCCATTCTATATAGGTAATTAAGTCATCAATCTAAAGTTCTTATTGAAAGAATCAACCGAAGCTCTATATTTATAGGCTTGAAATAAGACAATATTTTTTGGCTGGTTTTCTTACCGATTAGGAGTGGTGAACTTGAACACGGGCTACCATTCCGAGTGCCGGTTGATCCGTTAATTTGTCGCATTAGGTGTTTGATAAGAGCACTCTGATTAGAAATACTGATAGCTAGCTATATGATTCATCATGTCAACAAGAACAGTAACATCAATGGAGGTGATAAGAATTGGAACTatcaaaaattattgaaaagcaAGTGGATgaaaagattaaaaagaaaaacagatttAACAGCCCCCGTTTAATCTGATGGTGGAAGGAAAACAGTAATCATCCTGTCAATTCACTATAAAACATGAGCTAGCACAGCataattccatcttcatttcCAAAAGTATAAGGTAGGAAAGCAGCAGTAGCAGTTGTAATAGTATACGGAGAAGTAAAGAATAAACACATTAAATCAACTCAGCATCTAATTCTAACATTGACTACCAGCATCAATTCCTTGTTGGATTGCAACAAATTTGGAGTTGGAAACCACTGCTTCTGCTTTCCCTATACATGCCCTTGATGCATGCGTAGCATGAACTTCACTGTGGAAACACATAAAGTGCCTCACTCGTCCCCGTCCatctcaattatatatatatatgcctcaTCTCAAATTCTTGGAGGATATATATAAGCACTATACCTAAACGGAAAGGGTACTACTAGGTAGCACCATTATCTTATACGATAACGATGGCTGCAGCAACCTCAACTGAGTTGCAACTCCAAAGTTCTGATCCTGCTAGTAGTCGTCGCGGAGGCTGGTCGACGTTTCCCTTCATCATTGGTCTGTCTATCTCTTCACTATCCAACTTAGGCAAAATATCTGTTTCTTTCTTCATCTTGTTTCACTTCATATCTACATTATGTGCTTTGGTTTTTATCTGCAATATGAAAAAAACAGGGTCACTGGCAGGGTTGACACTTGCTGTGTCAGGATGGGGTACGAACTTGGTTGTATATTTGATCGAGAAGTTCCATGTAGAAAGCATAGCTGCTACGCAGATTGTGAACATCGTTAGCGGTTGCACAAGCCTTCTTCCAGTCATTGGAGCAATCATAGCAGACTCATTTGGTTGTTTCTCTGTCATCTGCATCTCTGCCTTCATTTCTTTGCTGGTAATTAAGCATCAACCCAATTTGATAATGCTACTAACTTCAAGTTCCAATTTATGAGAATTCGGAAAACCTATACTTGCAGGGAACAATTCTTATAGCTTTAACATCAATCTTGAAAACGTTAAGACCTCAACTGTGTGAAAGTGGATCGTGGTTTTGCTCGTCCCCATCGAAAATTCAGTTCGCAGTCTTATATTCAGGGGTGGCTTTGGGATCAATAGGGCTAGGAGGCACTCGCTTTACCATAGCAGCACTAGGAGCAAATCAGTTTGACAGAGTGAAGGAAAAGGAGGTTTTCTTCAATTGGTTTGTGGTCATAATGTATGCGTCAGCTGTAACAGGTTCCACAGTCATCGTGTACATTGAGGACAATGTGAGTTGGACATTGGCATATGGAATCTGTGTTGTAGCCAATGTTATCAGCATATGCATCTTCTTGCTTGGAAGTCGTTATTATCGCCTTGTTAATCCACGAGGGAGCCCGTTCATGAGCTTGGCTCGTGTTGTTGTTGCAGCCATTAGGAAgaggaatttcaaaatttcatccAAAGCAGAGGATTACTACCATGGAGAGGATACGCCAAAAGAAATAGTGGCTTCCACGCCTATAAAAAGCTTCGAGTATGAACTTTCTGATTGGTTTTTTGTTCTCCTAATTCTtttatgcaataaaaataatcaagtaAGTATGACTGTGAATAGTCATACAATGAATAATAAAAGCTTAGCAGAAGTGGACTGGGAATAGAATATATGTTTAGCCAATATTTGAGGTATAGAAACATATTTGATAATAAGTTGGGTACCTCAGTTTCCTCGAGAGTCAAATTATTTGATGTGCTCGCTTAAATATGACAGGTTCTTGAATCGAGCAGCGTTGATAACTGAAGGAGACATAAGATCTGATGGCTCCATTTCGAAACCGTGGAGGTTGTGCTCACAACAAGAAGTTGAGGACCTGAAAACATTAATAAGAATCTTCCCAATTCTTTCCAGTGGGATTTTCTTATCCACCCCAATCGCTGTAATAAGTAGCTTAACGGTCCTCCAAGCTCTAACAGTGGATCGTCATTTCGGACCATACTTCAAAATCCCAGCAGGATCAATGATTGTCTTTATACTAACTTCCACAGCCGTATCCGTCACACTCGTAGATAGGTTCCTCTATCCCATTTGGCAGAAGCTTATTGGTCAACCTCCAACACCCCTCCAACGAATAGGACTTGGCCATGTAATCAATGCACTAGGCATGGCTATCGCTGCCATTGTAGAGTCAAAGCGGCTTGAAGTAGCTCGATCCCGTCATCATATGGACCAACCAGGCTCCACTGTCCCCATGTTGGTCTTGTGGTTTGTCCCACAATTGGCTGTGGTTGGATTTGGAGAAGCATTTCATTATCCAGGACAAGTGACATTTTATTACCAAGAGTTTCCAAAGTCTCTCAGGAGCACAGCTACTGCTATGATTTCCATGATTATGGGGATCGCATACTATTTAAGTACCGCAATTATCGATCTAATCCAGAGGGTTACAGGATGGTTACCAAATGATATAAACAATGGTAGAATGGATAATGTGTACTGGATGTTACTTGTGGTGGCCGTGCTCAACTTCTTTTACTATCTTTTATGTGCTAGATTTTATAAGTACCAGATACCGTAATGAATAATATTTACAAGATAATATGACTTTGTAATGGTTTAcaagaaagtatattttcaattcaaatccaatataaatttaCATTTGAAAAATCCAATACAGTGAATATAAAATGTAAAAGCTGAATATATTTGGGTCCAACTTAAGATGGAACACCAGTCGAGcatataatatatgatcaatTGCATGGAAAAGCTTAAACTCTTCAATGGTAATAGAGGAAGCCATCATAactttatttggtttctttctttctttttctcatagAGAGAGGGAGAGGCAGAGAATTATGAATTGAAAGAAACTTTGAATTTCAAAGCCCCATCAGAAATTCGGGGTTGGTAATACTAATGTAATTTTTAGCTGATAGGATCGTGGTCTAATATGACTGAATTACTCAGGAATTCCTAGTTAGTATGatgaattatataaattcaaCCATCTAGGGCAAGATATGTGTGGTTGGTTTATAAAACTTGTGTTGTCAAAAGACCTTCCAAATAATGAGTCCTTTcttattgtgtgtgtgtgtgtgtttttttttttttttttttttttttttggggttattgtttgttttgtttcctaAGGTAAATTAATGAGTTTTGCTATTTGATCGCAAGTAGAAATTGCTTATATAATACATAGTAATTGACTATACTTAATTTATGACtgaacttttaattttattttcttttttctttttctctttaacgTTAAGAGCATGGGAATTCAATTTGCAATCATTGCTTGAGGAtactggattttttttattttttttttaataaagtctAATACAATGAACTCTTAAAAGagataatcaattaaattgttatatgcataattcattttcaaaaggaGATGACATTTTATAACTTGTCCACACCAAGAGGACAAGAAACATAAAATGGCATGGGATTTCCATCCCAAAACAATTGCATAATTGCTTTTAGTGtgaatataaaagtaattaaaaggCAGCCTTCAGTTAGCATAAAGTAATTAGGTTCtgtcattcaccaaaaaaattaatttaaaaaataataaaatattgctaTTAGGTTCTGTCATTcaccccaacaaaaaaaaaaaaaaaaaaaaaaaaagggttattaGGTTCTGTCTCTTTCagccaaaaaatttataattttgtaggTGAAATAGAAAGGTCGTTTGATAGTGCATAATTATACCTTACAAAACtaacatgcttttttttttttttttttgggtaaataatatgcttttttctttgaatGACTAGGTTTCAGGCGTTTAAACACAATTCCTTATACAAAAAGTAAAgtccaaacaaacaaaaatatgataataaaaataagggaTAACAATAACTTACGccctaaattatataattgttttcacTTTGCCATCCATACAACACCCCTTAAATTGGCCTGTTACCTATGAGCTAAAGTTCAGtcacgcttttttttttttttctttttttttttttttggagaaagtTGCATTTTGATTgataaatttgagaaaattaagTATATACAACTACTATATAACtctaattttatcatattttacttTACTAATTAGTAAGTATGCATaactaattttatcaaatttaccaCGAACACTACATGATTGAACTAAattgatagaaaaataatagttGAAAGGCAATTTGAGAGATTTCATAATTTAAAGGGCAAAATACAAATTGTAGTATAGTTGAGGAGGGTAAAATGTAATTAGCCCTTGAAATAAAAAGCGTATGTAGTTTTAAGTTCTTTTCTTGCAAGATTAGGAaaaaaccaaggaaaaaaaaaaaaaattacagcaaGCAACGTAACGGGAGCTCTACGAAATACAAAAGTCgggttaaaaatataaataaataataaacaatgaaAACAGAAGCCGATGTGGCTGGGGCTTCATAGTCG includes:
- the LOC107411274 gene encoding protein NRT1/ PTR FAMILY 2.6 is translated as MAAATSTELQLQSSDPASSRRGGWSTFPFIIGSLAGLTLAVSGWGTNLVVYLIEKFHVESIAATQIVNIVSGCTSLLPVIGAIIADSFGCFSVICISAFISLLGTILIALTSILKTLRPQLCESGSWFCSSPSKIQFAVLYSGVALGSIGLGGTRFTIAALGANQFDRVKEKEVFFNWFVVIMYASAVTGSTVIVYIEDNVSWTLAYGICVVANVISICIFLLGSRYYRLVNPRGSPFMSLARVVVAAIRKRNFKISSKAEDYYHGEDTPKEIVASTPIKSFEFLNRAALITEGDIRSDGSISKPWRLCSQQEVEDLKTLIRIFPILSSGIFLSTPIAVISSLTVLQALTVDRHFGPYFKIPAGSMIVFILTSTAVSVTLVDRFLYPIWQKLIGQPPTPLQRIGLGHVINALGMAIAAIVESKRLEVARSRHHMDQPGSTVPMLVLWFVPQLAVVGFGEAFHYPGQVTFYYQEFPKSLRSTATAMISMIMGIAYYLSTAIIDLIQRVTGWLPNDINNGRMDNVYWMLLVVAVLNFFYYLLCARFYKYQIP